Proteins from one Entomospira culicis genomic window:
- a CDS encoding AAA family ATPase, which produces MQDIYNKIDHLKQEMNNVIIGKSQFIDYLLVGFFAGGHVLIEDVPGLGKTTTAKALGHTISGAKISRIQCTPDLLPYDITGVEFYDAKNQSFRFEQGPIFADIILADELNRANPRTQSALLEAMAERQVTISNQTHQLSDIFFVIATQNPVDTDASYPLPIAELDRFLFKLTMGYPSLEDEKVLLQIALTKSYLEKEVQSMDITEIRAIKQAVHTIECSDGILQLVAKIMHDCRKHEEILLGPSPRAAIQLIHAAKALALLKHRAFVIDEDIKEILPIALPHRMKAQHAQSDLSKIILDIYSANWREILRH; this is translated from the coding sequence ATGCAAGATATATACAATAAAATCGACCATCTTAAACAAGAGATGAATAATGTTATCATTGGTAAATCTCAATTTATCGATTATCTCTTGGTGGGATTTTTCGCAGGTGGGCATGTACTCATCGAAGACGTGCCAGGACTGGGGAAAACGACTACAGCGAAAGCTTTGGGACATACGATTAGTGGGGCGAAAATTTCACGCATTCAATGCACTCCCGATCTCTTGCCCTATGATATTACTGGTGTCGAATTTTATGATGCAAAAAATCAATCTTTTCGTTTTGAACAAGGGCCTATTTTTGCAGATATTATATTAGCCGATGAACTGAATCGGGCAAATCCGCGTACACAAAGTGCGCTACTAGAAGCCATGGCAGAACGACAAGTAACAATTAGCAACCAAACGCATCAACTTTCTGATATTTTTTTTGTGATTGCCACGCAAAATCCTGTTGATACAGATGCCTCCTATCCATTACCCATCGCAGAATTAGATCGATTTCTCTTTAAACTCACCATGGGTTATCCCTCTTTAGAGGACGAGAAGGTGCTTCTACAAATAGCCTTAACTAAATCTTATTTAGAAAAAGAGGTGCAGAGTATGGACATCACAGAAATTCGAGCCATTAAACAAGCCGTCCATACGATTGAATGTAGTGATGGAATTTTGCAGTTAGTGGCAAAAATCATGCATGACTGTCGAAAACATGAAGAGATCTTACTGGGGCCTTCGCCACGCGCTGCAATACAATTAATTCATGCGGCAAAAGCACTTGCTCTTCTCAAGCATCGCGCATTTGTGATTGATGAAGATATTAAAGAGATTCTTCCGATCGCACTGCCCCACCGAATGAAGGCGCAACATGCACAGAGTGATTTAAGTAAAATTATATTAGATATCTATTCGGCTAATTGGCGGGAGATTTTACGACACTAA
- a CDS encoding LIC_12708 family protein, which translates to MSKRLRLLLLSGIFLLSCKVKEYTLDRQDLFQLQLGVFEDEMDFFDRNQIRLTSSSGFVIQDGFFYVYNSNLGKIMKFSNNGDILSLIYTPSLNIPLQKIIPEGTVQHNFSQIELINVDASGRIYVVDRTLTQEKYNARGAHRRIIKVFSDKGNYQYFLGENGVSGEPFPFVRSIHFSLKDEATIISRDEESWFINRFSSQGEVAYIADPITESLFSSEDSSVYINEIHPSPLNPDILYINTSDFLTSTNTIILYHVVDQIILDKIKIEPLNQTFPYSILGNDREGNIYFYAFDFMNSVYKILLYSPKGGLNNLELTQEFNLLLPISDFPTLHSQLFLATNGLVGVMSIENRFAQFSWWRTDQYFKGEVS; encoded by the coding sequence GTGAGTAAACGATTACGGCTATTATTACTGAGCGGGATATTTTTGTTAAGCTGTAAAGTAAAGGAATATACGCTGGATAGACAGGATTTGTTTCAGCTTCAACTGGGTGTTTTTGAGGATGAAATGGATTTTTTCGATCGTAATCAGATACGACTTACCTCGAGTTCTGGATTTGTGATACAGGATGGATTTTTTTACGTCTATAATAGTAATCTTGGTAAAATTATGAAATTCTCTAATAATGGTGATATTTTATCCTTAATTTATACACCTTCACTCAATATTCCTTTGCAAAAGATCATTCCAGAAGGGACGGTTCAGCACAACTTTTCTCAAATTGAGTTAATTAATGTTGATGCATCTGGTCGAATTTATGTGGTGGATCGAACGCTCACCCAAGAGAAATATAACGCGCGAGGTGCTCATCGGCGTATTATTAAAGTCTTTAGCGATAAAGGGAATTATCAATATTTTTTGGGAGAAAATGGGGTTTCTGGCGAACCGTTTCCTTTCGTGCGAAGCATTCATTTTTCTCTAAAAGATGAGGCGACTATCATTAGTCGGGACGAAGAGAGCTGGTTTATTAATCGATTTTCTAGTCAGGGTGAAGTCGCGTATATTGCCGACCCCATTACCGAAAGCCTCTTCTCCAGCGAGGATTCATCGGTGTATATTAATGAAATTCACCCCTCTCCGCTTAATCCTGATATTCTTTATATCAATACCAGTGATTTTTTGACCTCAACCAATACGATTATCCTTTATCATGTGGTCGATCAAATTATTTTAGATAAGATAAAGATAGAGCCATTGAATCAGACCTTCCCCTACTCGATTTTGGGGAATGACCGAGAAGGGAATATTTATTTTTATGCATTTGATTTTATGAATAGTGTCTATAAAATTCTTCTTTACAGCCCGAAAGGTGGATTAAATAATCTTGAATTAACACAAGAATTTAATTTATTATTACCTATTTCTGATTTCCCGACGCTCCATAGTCAATTATTTTTAGCCACTAATGGCTTAGTTGGGGTCATGAGCATAGAAAATCGCTTTGCACAATTCTCTTGGTGGCGCACGGATCAATACTTTAAAGGAGAGGTATCTTAA